ATTTCAGTAGATCAAAACGTTCTAGCACCTTTAATGTGGATGGGCGAATTTTGGTTGTGACCACACCCATTACAATGCCAGCCTGATGCAGCGCCTCTACTACCTCAATGACATGTGGAAAAGGTCTAACCATCGCTTCATGATGGATATCATTATAAGCACGATAACCTTTCACGTACTCGGAGACTTCCTCCTGGCCAGAGAAAGTGCGCATTTGCTGCTCCAGTGTGCCACCCATATGTGGAATGATCTGTTCCCGAGTCCATGGAGCTGAATGCTCCCATCCCCCCATGACATGCTGGAATGAGCTGATAATCAACTCATTGGTATCAATAATCGTTCCGTCCAGATCAAACAATACCGTGTCAATCATGTTGCATTACTCCTTTTTATCATCAACTTGCTTTGGATCATCTTTGGCTGGAGGTGTTAACTTGCTCTCTTTGCCAGCAACTGTTCCCGTATGCTCCATATCATCTGAGGTAACTTTGGACGATACAATCGGATCACTATAACGAACAACTGCTTTACCTGTCACTCTTCTCACTACAATGAATACAACAGCAACAATAATGATGCCAATCGCGAGCAGTTGCGAGATTCTTACGTTACCGTAAGCAGGATCAAGATATCCTTGTTCAAAGCCCATTGCAGTCATTGGAGAC
The nucleotide sequence above comes from Paenibacillus sp. W2I17. Encoded proteins:
- the ppaX gene encoding pyrophosphatase PpaX, translating into MIDTVLFDLDGTIIDTNELIISSFQHVMGGWEHSAPWTREQIIPHMGGTLEQQMRTFSGQEEVSEYVKGYRAYNDIHHEAMVRPFPHVIEVVEALHQAGIVMGVVTTKIRPSTLKVLERFDLLKYMKTIVTVTDVTNPKPHAEPVLKAMTELGADPGKTLMVGDSPVDIQSAQNAGALSAGVAWSLKGETILNGYGPDHMLHDMRDLLKLIRIETGRS